TTACCGACACTCTAGGTATGAGTTAAGGAGCAGGAAGATAGCTTCATTAAACTAATTTATTATTGTTTTACAGCAATGAAGCCTAATGTGAAATCCTATGTATTGTACAAACACACTAATAATATTGCTATATATGTGattgttattttaatttaatttacattGTCACAATAGAACAAATTCAGTGAGACATTGCTGTGCAATTGCCATTGGGCTGTCTTTGCCGATAGACCAGTAATTCTTTGCTTCAAATCGGAAGAGAGTTTATAATAGAGTTGCCACTATTCTGTAACTGTCTTAAGAAACTAATCTATATCAGTGTACTCTACATAGGTCAAATGGGAATGTTAGACCAGTCATGACGTGAGGTTTTAGGTTACTGTCCTTGTGACTGGGCCTTGTAAAGTGGGTGTAAAGCCGATACTTGCAATAATGAAGATAAAACATTGAACAGGGCAATTTTCATCCAAAAGTCTTTGCtcaaacaataatttatgtgttttgatagatttgaaattaCCTTTACTTCCTTGTTAATTAAGATTTGGCCGGCTTTTGGTCTGCGACGGTGCATAATGAGTTCAGTGAAAATGTGGCATAAAGATCCGTGTTCAGTAGACTGTGACTCCACGGAATGTTAAACTTTGATAACTGTCATCTTAAACATTCACTAAATCATGCAAAAGATTGCATGGTCAACCAGTCTAGAGGCTGATCCACTGAAAAGCAATgatgcattttttaaatattcgttgttttttttcttttcttcaagAATTGGACTCAGAATGCTGTCAGGACTTTTCTACATGCATGGGCGGTTCTGTGCCGCCCATCCATGGGAGGTGATTGTTGGAACTCTGACTGTTACCATCTGTATGGTTTCCATGAACATGTTTACAGGAAATGATAAGATTTGTGGTTGGAATTATGACTGTTCAGGAGAAGAGGTAAGTTCAAcataaaataaagtgaaattatgtttctttttgttgttttatagATGTGCTTATTGGTCCCTTAGATTATTCAAGAGTGCGAGACTATATATTGTCATGTCTTAGTTGTTGACTAGAGTTTTGTATTTCATATGTTCCTGCTTTTTCCTATTGTGCATTCTACCGGTATGGTTTCTTTGGGTTGAAATCCCTCAAGTTTCATGAATTCTGTATTAAAATCTGACTTTCAACCAGATTGGGTCCACTGTAAACTTAAATGCTGTCACCGCAGATCTTAGAAGATCCCCATTGTTTTTAATAGTCGGGCTAAACCTATGTAGTATAAATCGAAATGAAAAATAAGCAAATAGTATAATGTTCATCGTAGGACCCAAAGTTatctgttaaaagttcagaCTGTGTGAAATACgctcaaaatgtgaatttttcagaaattatttCCAAATGACACGCGTAGTCTCtacattttttgttgatttactTCCTGGAAACAAGAATTAGAAATTTTGGTTGCACTTCAATACTGCACACTTTGTTTGtgcaaatgattgacagcttttATCTCAAGGTGCAGGCTGTAATGCATACTGTTTTCTGGAATACATGAAACCCGACTTCAagtttatgaacataaaacttATCAGAAAGAACATACAAATGAACACTGTTAGTAATTTAGATTATAATGTGCTCAGGCTGTTAGTTAAACTCAATTTATGTAATACAGTGGTAATTCAGTCATAAAAATCTgcatattttgacttttttttagGATATTATGAGTTCAGATATTATCATCATGACAATCACTCGCTGCCTGGCCGTCTTCTACATTTACCTTCAGTTTCGTAATTTACGCACAATAGGGTCTAAGTACATTTTGGGTgagtaatttttttgtgatcATTTACTAGTATTTATAGGATTGCCAGGCTATCACAGACTGTGGTGTGACTGCAACAGCATTGATATATTACATCTAGTCTTTCTGTGCATACATTACTTTGTTTGATATAGTAATTGAGTACCAGAAGTCACATAGCCTGGCTAGGAAGCACAGGTCTTTTCTCAAGAGTAGCCTTGTCATGAAAAGACATGTTTTGACCCTTTGAATATTATCATCTGATGTTTTTCTTTAATATGAATGACAATGTTAGGTCAAATGCAACAAGGGAGACAGATATTAACGCTGTCAAATTTTGTTATACTTTGAGAGTCATTGGCATTTGTTGACTcattgtgaaacttgtggagaaaatgaagtttttattttttatgaaaatcaaaacttttatttgtgttaATAGATTTGACTTTGCAATAGCATTCATTTTGgatttaaaatgttatttaatTTTGGGTCATTTATTTCTGTAGGACCATATTtacactgtgacccctgattttcattcttattttggaaagaaaatagCTTAAGTTTCCTTATAAGAAACTTTTAAGTTTTTAAAGTCAGTTTTGAAGTACATAATGCTTTATATATTTAATCAAGCAAAACGCCCTCAGCTATTGAGCTTTACAATTTGAATATGGCAGTGCGTGAAACGTTTAGATAAAGTACTGTGAACCCTATTGCGTATTCAAATAGCTTTACCCATAAATCTTAGTTGTGTGTTCTCTCTGAGTCATAGTTTTATTGTTTGGATGTGTGCATCAGCCTCTTTAGTAAATATTGTTACTTGGTTTAATTCAACCATGGCAATAATTCCGCTTATCAGTTCacatatttcaaacaaaaatatcaaactcCATGGAGTAGTTGGAATTTAAAACCTTAATTTTTATGTACAGTTTCACATTCAAGATAATTTTTTGAACTGATGACTCAAATGGTGAGAGAGAAAAACCATTTATGGCCAAACATATTTCGAGCAGAAAGTCCTGTTCAAATTTCATGTACAAGAGAGAAAAGGGTCAGATtccctttttcaatttttattctcTGTTTTCTTTTGCAGGTATTGCCGGGCTTTTCACTATGTTTTCCAGTTTTGTCTTCAGTACTGCTGTGGTGAATTTCATGGACAAAGAAGTCACAGGTCTTCAGTAAGTCTTGTCCGTGTTATAGATTGACTTCTCATTCACAATGCCTGACACAGCAGATACCCTTATCATACCTGAAAATTAATGGAAAAGTCCAAAATTTACCTGCTGAGACGTTTTAAAGAGAGAATTATTTCTCCAACTGTATGATAGGAAAGCTTTAATGTTCCAGCCTACACTATTAGGAGAATATAGGTTGCAgatatataaaattatataaCGTTTTTTATAACAAAGGATAGTCCTAGCCACATAGGCACTTGACCTTATAACCTTTGCGGTTACATGGTGGTGCCGTTATCACCTCATTTCTGTTTGCTTAGATTTTGGCTGAGGACCCTCTAGGGACACAAATTTTCACCATAAGGTATCCCCAAGTCAATGCAATGTAGACAGTGAATAAGTGTGTCAGGCGTTAGGTTAATGCCCTGATTGATATCCTGTAAAGTCAGACAGTGTATCTAGAGAAGGTGGAATTTGAACCTCTTAAAAATCACATGTAAAATAGACATATTTCTGTCGGCAAGTCTGTGCCTGGGTGTTTTTCTGTTCCAACTGGGAGCATGAcccattttgccaaattgtgtgATGCAGAAAGCAATAATCTGTGAATTCTGTTTGAAAACCTCTAAAACATTCTGATGTATATTGTTTTTAGCCTTTTTTGATAATCTGTATCCTTGTATATTCTATGAGGCAGTTTAGCGTGTGATAATGACAggtaattattgaaattatgaagtACAAAACTCAATTGGCAATCAATTAACAAGTAGTTCACACAAAAGTGGAATATGTAGTATGGAAgagatattcaaattatttatggAAAGTGTTTGGTTTTTATGGACATCAACAAACCTTTTTATTTAAAACTGACAAACTATACGCCCACAAATTTGCAAAGTAgatcatgaaattttcaacagatGCCTACCAGAAATATTAGCCAAGAATGAGGAACGTAACTTTCAGCATTGACATTTTAAGGTTAGACACTGCTATCTGTCAACTGCCGTAACTAGTACACTTGTATCATGTGTGATGCCACGTGGCTCTATAGTGGCTCTATAATGTCATCGTATCATACCCACTGTATGACTCACAGCTGCCAAGATAAGATACTGTACATCTGTAAAGATACTTATTAAGCAGCACTGTCATTGTTAAAGCATGAgctgttgaaattgaaaaaacttatCATTCACGCTGGTTTGAAAAATTTTTCACGATTGGTTTTACCATGACATTGTTACTGCATTGGTTAAAGAGTGCCTACATGTAACTTTACTTGAGGGATGTTGTACTGGCTTATAATTGACCACATGCtacatcatcatcatagctTTAGCAAATATACAACAATGAACTCGCCTCACCATTGAAGCTAAAAAATATTCTACTAGTAAACCAACCTgttgatattttatttgatgtgtgttttttttgttttgctcaaCAGTGAGGCGTTACCATTCTTTCTACTCCTGATAGATCTTTCAAAGGCCAATGCGCTCGCAAAGTTTGCCCTGAGCGCATCATCTCAGGTAAGCAAAGTCCTATTGACTATCACTGCAGTGTCTGATTTACCAAACACATTATTTGATCTTGACCCAGCAACTGAAGATCAGAttgatgtaaaagtttgaaggGAGAATAATTCCGTTGTGGGAAGGACTGAAAGAAGTTTTGTATATCGTGATGTAACTTGTAACTTCTCTTCCTGTTTAAAAAACATTCTGAGTTTGTCAAAAAAGGGAATTAATactgacaaatatgttgtttaTCGTGGCGTGTCTGTGTATTTGCAATCCATAGGGAAGtggttgaatttcatttttgtcccTTTCAACTAAAAGAACTAGAACTTATTTATTGATAGAAGTGTAATCATATACCATCCTCTTTTGCTCGTTTGCAACCAGACTGAAGTACGTGAGAACATTGCTAGGGGCATGGCTATCCTTGGACCGATTATTACACTGGACACATTGGTTGAAGCATTGGTTATTGGTGTTGGAACCCTGTCTGGAGTCAGGCAGCTGGAAGTGATGTGCTGTTTTGGTTGCCTCTCTGTGGTTGCCAGTTATTTTGTGTTCATGACTTTCTTTCCAGCATGTTTGTCCTTAGTTTTGGAGGTAAGATTTCAGATTTCTAGTCTTgagtcttaaggtagaatgcgcctcaaggacaggtatttggactctcaaactttttcatttcttttctgatctaccacttttaggagtccattttgaagctctttgagtgaGAAAAACTTTCACGGCCGTAGttctttttgaaaactgaaaatttgatgtttccccatagagtgaacacaggcatggcagccattttgaatttcaaatattggtaaatctttggtaatttgtctctccagtaaaaaatttgcacagtgacccccaacctttattcttgattttgaaagtgaatggttgaaagattcattgaggaacgTTCAAGCGAAAGTTCcaagtcttttacttttgaggcgcatactaccttaaaaaggACTGCATTATCAAAGAGCAACATTCCATCTAGACAAAGAACCCTTTCATGCCAAAGTTAAAAGTCCTGTCGGTTGGCTGTACTTTTTGCGGTAACATCAGACAGCTAAAAGTACAGAGGGCTAGTTAATATTTGACCACTGTTGGTACTTGTGATGTATCCTATTTGTAAAATACTTCAAATTTTAAGACTAACATTCTTTGATTGGTTCTATTTTAGAAATGCAGCAGTACTTTTATACATCATATGTTCTTTAAATCAAcgagaattttgttttatttcttcatttcagTTGTCAGAAGAAATGAAAGAAGGCCGACCGGTTTGGCAACTTAATCAGTTTGCAAAAGTTTTAGAAGAGGAAGAAGATAAAAAACCAAACCCTGTTGTACAGAGAGTTAAAATAATCATGGTAAGTTGAACTGTTCAGTTGTGTCAAATGCTTTCTCAGTGGTAAAAGAAGAAATATTGATGAGAGCCCTAAATTCTATTGAACTGAATGTCTGTGCAGTCTTGCTTTATGTATGTGCTATTGCTTTCAACTATATTTACAAAGAGGTTATAACTTTTCTCAGAAAAGTTATATTTCTGTCATGTCTCTTATTTTTGCAGTCAGCTGGTTTAGTGTTAGTTCATGCTCACAGTAGATGGATAGCATCATCTGGTGAAAACTCAGTACTTTCAGAAGACAAGGCTTTGTTTGATTTGAATGACGCCAAAAGAATTCAACCTGACATTCCACTGTGGCAGTTTTACCTCACCAGGTAAGTCTTATTTGCAGTCTCCATACTTGCCATAGTCACTGTGTCAGAGCAAAACTACTTTTTATTATaccccaatttttttatttatttatatatttatttttttattaattcatttgtgtattttcaatttcagaGCATTCACAATGAACATTGAACAGATTATCACAATGGTCTTGGCTCTTGTTTTGtcaatcaagtacattttcCTGGAAAAGTCTGATGTGACAATTCCCGGAATGAAGAAAGCTGTTACTTTGGTCTCCTCTCCAACATTGACTTGTACAGACAGAAGCTGTGATGAGCTCCcagcaaaagaaacaaaaagtaaatatatttaaaatttaattgagcaatatgaatttcattaaaaatattttgttgttaaaAGGGAGAAGAATGATATCAGATCTAAAACGCTGAGTCTAACACAGGCCTTAAAGTATGTGTTTATGCAAATATTGTGTTCTGTTTCACCATCAAGCACTGTAACCCTACAGTTTGCAGACATGGTAACTGAGGTGATATTGTACAAATTTCCTGGTCTTTACGTGAACGGCTTTCAGTAAATATCTTAATGTTTATGCCCCAGATTTTACACAAATAGGATTGGATGATCCCACTCCTCTTCGGAAATTCTAAAAAACTTTGTGTTGTAGTAATTGATCATAAACACTTTTCACATTGGGTTGGAATCATACAGCTCTGCAATTATGCTTTTTGCCATTTCCTTTATGTGATGATACAGATACGGCAGTTTGTAATGGGGATGCCAAATCCAAACAGCAGATATTGGAACAAAAACCATTCAATATCACAGAGGCAGACAGTTGCAGACCTCTTGCCAGACCAGAGATGATGAAAGAAAATAGCATAGATGAAGAGAGAGAAGATAGACCAGTTGCAAAGTTTACTCTTGGAGGTGGTGATACCGATACCGACACCAGTGATGTGGATGATGTCAAAGAGGATAATGGAAGTGAATCAGCAGAAGAGGAGGTATTTGTCACCAGGGAACCAAGATGTCTGGATGAGTGTGTTGCCATCTTGAATAATCCAGAGGTAGGCTAGCAAGAAAAGTTACTGAACGGTAGCAATGGgtatattgtttacataactatccacaCTGTGCAAGATTCAGTGGAAGACCACTCAGTTTCATGTCATGACTCTTTTTCTAAGAAAATCTTGCCCCGGGAATGTCACCAGTACACAATAGTCAAAGTGTTTTGTGATTTCTGTTAATCCTCCAAGGGTCTGTGTGCAAGCAAACACCATGCTATAGCCTACAGAATTTTGGCAAACTGTCCTGTATTCATATAGAAATGTTGTGCACCATCTTACAACTTCGTACAAATGTGACAAACTGTCTAACAAGTAAGATACATGATGTGCACTTGGAATATTGTGCTATTGTGCATTTTTACACAAACAACAATGCATTGTTTCTTGTTCAATGTTTCAGAGACCCAGGTATGCAGTGTTAAACTAAATACAAACACTTTTTCATTCTTGACCATGGATGTATTGATAATCAAAATATACCGTTTTCAAGTGATATTTTATTGCACcatacaaaataataaaacctTGAGTTGCTCTTTTATCAACCTAAAATTTCTAACCATGCTTCTTTCTTTCATGTATGCCACACAGAGAGGTCCGTCAGAATTACTGGATGAGGAAGTTGTCATGCTTGTTGAAGCAAAACACATTCCTGCGTACAAACTTGAAAATGTCCTTGCCGATGCAGAACGAGGTGTCTCCATCCGAAGGCAAACTTTGTccaagaaactacagaaacaagATTGTCTAGAAAATCTACCATACACCAATTATGATTATTCACGGGTAGGCAGTCATTTCTCTCTGGATTTCTTATCTGCAAGCATATGTATCATTAGTTGAAAGTTACACATAGAGTTAGAAGGTCATGGGGTCAGAGGGCATGGCATGAATGAATCACTTTATAAAAAAACTCTTAAGCACTGGTAGTCATTTTGCTGTAGGGGaaataattttctgttttgctCTTTGGCTTCATTCTAATGTCATCTTTGATTGAAATTTTACCATGGGGAAGAGGGGTGGGGGGTCAGAGAGTATGGAGTGAGTGAATCACGGCTTGTAATGACAATGTTGGAAGCATTGAGGTACATGTAGTTATATCCACTTTAACAGAGAGTTACAGTGTGACATGTCTACTAGGCCTTCTCTGTTTGCAAAGATTATCCAGCTTATGTATTTGTTAGGTACCTGACACATTAAGCTGGAACTCGTGATTATCAAAAGCATTTAAAAAGTTGATTATAATCGTGCTAAATTGACTTTTACCTCAATGAAGTTGAGTGTTGCTAGAGTTTGAACACTGAGCGGTATTTCTTTCAGGTTCTGGGAGCATGCTGTGAAAATGTTATAGGATATATGCCATTGCCTGTTGGAGTGGCGGGACCTCTGCTTTTAGATGGTAAACAGTACCATGTTCCCATGGCAACCACAGAAGGCTGCCTGGTTGCCAGTACCAACAGAGGATGTAGAGCATTGCAGGTGAGATAGTGTGTGTAGCAATGCAGAGCATTGCAGGTGAGATAGTGTGTGTAGCAATGTATAGCATTGCAGGTGAGATAGTGTGTGTAGCAATGTATAGCATTGCAGGTGAGATAGTGTGTGTAGCAATGTATAGCATTGCAGGTGAGATAGTGTGTGTAGCAATGTATAGCATTGCAGGTGAGATAGTGTGTGTAGCAATGCAGAGCATTGCAGGTGAGATGGTGTGTGTAGTAATGCAGAGCATTGCAGGTGAGATAGTGTGTGTAGCAATGCAGAGCATTGCAGGTGAGATAGTGTGTGTAGCAATGTATAGCATTGCAGGTGAGATAGTGTGTGTAGCAATTTATAGAATTGCAGGTGAGATAGTGTGTGTAGCAATGTATAGCATTGCAGGTGAGATAGTGTGTGTAGCAATGTATAGCATTGCAGGTGAGATAGTGTGTGTAGCAATGTATAGCATTGCAGGTGAGATAGTGTGTGTAGCAATATATAGCATTGCAGGTGAGATAGTGTGTGTAGCAATATATAGCATTGCAGGTGAGATAGTGTGTGTAGCAATGCAGAGCATTGCAGGTGAGATAGTGTGTGTAGCAATGTATAGCATTGCAGGTGAGATAGTGTGTGTAGCAATGTATAGCATTGCAGGTGAGATAGTGTGTGTAGCAATGTATAGCATTGCAGGTGAGATAGTGTGTGTGGCAATGCAGAGCATTGCAGGTGAGATAGTGTGTGTAGCAATGTATAGCATTGCAGGTGAGATAGTGTGTGTAGCAATATATAGCATTGCAGGTGAGATAGTGTGTGTAGCAATATATAGCATTGCAGGTGAGATAGTGTGTGTAGCAATGCAGAGCATTGCAGGTGAGATAGTGTGTGTAGCAATGTATAGCATTGCAGGTGAGATAGTGTGTGTAGCAATGTATAGCATTGCAGGTGAGATAGTGTGTGTAGCAATGTATAGCATTGCAGGTGAGATAGTGTGTGTGGCAATGCAGAGCATTGCAGGTGAGATAGTGTGTGTAGCAATGTATAGCATTTTAGGTGAGATAGTGTGTGTAGCACTGATTGCATAAGAAGCTGGGTGTATGTGCTTGTACTGTTGCATTTAGTACAGAAGGTTCGTTGTGTCATCTTAATGACACAGTGAGTTTGAAAGCAATATCTATTGATTATCTGTAAATAAATTCTTCAGGAGAATGTTTCAAGATACTTAAAAAGCAGactttgtgtttcttttttccaGATG
This is a stretch of genomic DNA from Ptychodera flava strain L36383 chromosome 21, AS_Pfla_20210202, whole genome shotgun sequence. It encodes these proteins:
- the LOC139121017 gene encoding 3-hydroxy-3-methylglutaryl-coenzyme A reductase-like isoform X5; protein product: MLSGLFYMHGRFCAAHPWEVIVGTLTVTICMVSMNMFTGNDKICGWNYDCSGEEDIMSSDIIIMTITRCLAVFYIYLQFRNLRTIGSKYILGIAGLFTMFSSFVFSTAVVNFMDKEVTGLHEALPFFLLLIDLSKANALAKFALSASSQTEVRENIARGMAILGPIITLDTLVEALVIGVGTLSGVRQLEVMCCFGCLSVVASYFVFMTFFPACLSLVLELSEEMKEGRPVWQLNQFAKVLEEEEDKKPNPVVQRVKIIMSAGLVLVHAHSRWIASSGENSVLSEDKALFDLNDAKRIQPDIPLWQFYLTRAFTMNIEQIITMVLALVLSIKYIFLEKSDVTIPGMKKAVTLVSSPTLTCTDRSCDELPAKETKNTAVCNGDAKSKQQILEQKPFNITEADSCRPLARPEMMKENSIDEEREDRPVAKFTLGGGDTDTDTSDVDDVKEDNGSESAEEEVFVTREPRCLDECVAILNNPERGPSELLDEEVVMLVEAKHIPAYKLENVLADAERGVSIRRQTLSKKLQKQDCLENLPYTNYDYSRVLGACCENVIGYMPLPVGVAGPLLLDGKQYHVPMATTEGCLVASTNRGCRALQMSGGARSSLLADGMTRAPVVRLPSAQMASDVKKWMEDKDNFDLIAETFSSTSRFARLQKLQMAVAGRLLFIRFQSVTGDAMGMNMVSKGVEKSLHVVQEYFPELEVLSLSGNYCTDKKPAAINWIEGRGKSVVCEATIPSTVIKQVLKTSAQALVDLNISKNLIGSSMAGSIGGFNAHAANIVTAIYIATGQDPAQNIASSNCITLMETSGPQHEDLYISCTMPSLEIGTVGGGTVLHPQAACLDILGVKGSSPIQPGLNAQTFARIIATTVMAGELSLMSALAAGHLVKSHMKHNRSSVNMAPSLPVIKEHDSGFHRRSKSLDASSTTPGTCVMNAS
- the LOC139121017 gene encoding 3-hydroxy-3-methylglutaryl-coenzyme A reductase-like isoform X1, whose amino-acid sequence is MTYSEQQQPEQHDVNSLLVSLFTGLISLTYQLCDLTQKLVSFCYRIGLRMLSGLFYMHGRFCAAHPWEVIVGTLTVTICMVSMNMFTGNDKICGWNYDCSGEEDIMSSDIIIMTITRCLAVFYIYLQFRNLRTIGSKYILGIAGLFTMFSSFVFSTAVVNFMDKEVTGLHEALPFFLLLIDLSKANALAKFALSASSQTEVRENIARGMAILGPIITLDTLVEALVIGVGTLSGVRQLEVMCCFGCLSVVASYFVFMTFFPACLSLVLELSEEMKEGRPVWQLNQFAKVLEEEEDKKPNPVVQRVKIIMSAGLVLVHAHSRWIASSGENSVLSEDKALFDLNDAKRIQPDIPLWQFYLTRAFTMNIEQIITMVLALVLSIKYIFLEKSDVTIPGMKKAVTLVSSPTLTCTDRSCDELPAKETKNTAVCNGDAKSKQQILEQKPFNITEADSCRPLARPEMMKENSIDEEREDRPVAKFTLGGGDTDTDTSDVDDVKEDNGSESAEEEVFVTREPRCLDECVAILNNPERGPSELLDEEVVMLVEAKHIPAYKLENVLADAERGVSIRRQTLSKKLQKQDCLENLPYTNYDYSRVLGACCENVIGYMPLPVGVAGPLLLDGKQYHVPMATTEGCLVASTNRGCRALQMSGGARSSLLADGMTRAPVVRLPSAQMASDVKKWMEDKDNFDLIAETFSSTSRFARLQKLQMAVAGRLLFIRFQSVTGDAMGMNMVSKGVEKSLHVVQEYFPELEVLSLSGNYCTDKKPAAINWIEGRGKSVVCEATIPSTVIKQVLKTSAQALVDLNISKNLIGSSMAGSIGGFNAHAANIVTAIYIATGQDPAQNIASSNCITLMETSGPQHEDLYISCTMPSLEIGTVGGGTVLHPQAACLDILGVKGSSPIQPGLNAQTFARIIATTVMAGELSLMSALAAGHLVKSHMKHNRYPFAVGHLAYYYWSSSIWDKSMQKWHAEYLWTLSACSLCLDFHYSYGWPGWWSPWHCTAEATTSTTLPMSNGNTVTYTRKLREKYWKKK
- the LOC139121017 gene encoding 3-hydroxy-3-methylglutaryl-coenzyme A reductase-like isoform X3 is translated as MTYSEQQQPEQHDVNSLLVSLFTGLISLTYQLCDLTQKLVSFCYRIGLRMLSGLFYMHGRFCAAHPWEVIVGTLTVTICMVSMNMFTGNDKICGWNYDCSGEEDIMSSDIIIMTITRCLAVFYIYLQFRNLRTIGSKYILGIAGLFTMFSSFVFSTAVVNFMDKEVTGLHEALPFFLLLIDLSKANALAKFALSASSQTEVRENIARGMAILGPIITLDTLVEALVIGVGTLSGVRQLEVMCCFGCLSVVASYFVFMTFFPACLSLVLELSEEMKEGRPVWQLNQFAKVLEEEEDKKPNPVVQRVKIIMSAGLVLVHAHSRWIASSGENSVLSEDKALFDLNDAKRIQPDIPLWQFYLTRAFTMNIEQIITMVLALVLSIKYIFLEKSDVTIPGMKKAVTLVSSPTLTCTDRSCDELPAKETKNTAVCNGDAKSKQQILEQKPFNITEADSCRPLARPEMMKENSIDEEREDRPVAKFTLGGGDTDTDTSDVDDVKEDNGSESAEEEVFVTREPRCLDECVAILNNPERGPSELLDEEVVMLVEAKHIPAYKLENVLADAERGVSIRRQTLSKKLQKQDCLENLPYTNYDYSRVLGACCENVIGYMPLPVGVAGPLLLDGKQYHVPMATTEGCLVASTNRGCRALQMSGGARSSLLADGMTRAPVVRLPSAQMASDVKKWMEDKDNFDLIAETFSSTSRFARLQKLQMAVAGRLLFIRFQSVTGDAMGMNMVSKGVEKSLHVVQEYFPELEVLSLSGNYCTDKKPAAINWIEGRGKSVVCEATIPSTVIKQVLKTSAQALVDLNISKNLIGSSMAGSIGGFNAHAANIVTAIYIATGQDPAQNIASSNCITLMETSGPQHEDLYISCTMPSLEIGTVGGGTVLHPQAACLDILGVKGSSPIQPGLNAQTFARIIATTVMAGELSLMSALAAGHLVKSHMKHNRLNNIFLV
- the LOC139121017 gene encoding 3-hydroxy-3-methylglutaryl-coenzyme A reductase-like isoform X2; translated protein: MTYSEQQQPEQHDVNSLLVSLFTGLISLTYQLCDLTQKLVSFCYRIGLRMLSGLFYMHGRFCAAHPWEVIVGTLTVTICMVSMNMFTGNDKICGWNYDCSGEEDIMSSDIIIMTITRCLAVFYIYLQFRNLRTIGSKYILGIAGLFTMFSSFVFSTAVVNFMDKEVTGLHEALPFFLLLIDLSKANALAKFALSASSQTEVRENIARGMAILGPIITLDTLVEALVIGVGTLSGVRQLEVMCCFGCLSVVASYFVFMTFFPACLSLVLELSEEMKEGRPVWQLNQFAKVLEEEEDKKPNPVVQRVKIIMSAGLVLVHAHSRWIASSGENSVLSEDKALFDLNDAKRIQPDIPLWQFYLTRAFTMNIEQIITMVLALVLSIKYIFLEKSDVTIPGMKKAVTLVSSPTLTCTDRSCDELPAKETKNTAVCNGDAKSKQQILEQKPFNITEADSCRPLARPEMMKENSIDEEREDRPVAKFTLGGGDTDTDTSDVDDVKEDNGSESAEEEVFVTREPRCLDECVAILNNPERGPSELLDEEVVMLVEAKHIPAYKLENVLADAERGVSIRRQTLSKKLQKQDCLENLPYTNYDYSRVLGACCENVIGYMPLPVGVAGPLLLDGKQYHVPMATTEGCLVASTNRGCRALQMSGGARSSLLADGMTRAPVVRLPSAQMASDVKKWMEDKDNFDLIAETFSSTSRFARLQKLQMAVAGRLLFIRFQSVTGDAMGMNMVSKGVEKSLHVVQEYFPELEVLSLSGNYCTDKKPAAINWIEGRGKSVVCEATIPSTVIKQVLKTSAQALVDLNISKNLIGSSMAGSIGGFNAHAANIVTAIYIATGQDPAQNIASSNCITLMETSGPQHEDLYISCTMPSLEIGTVGGGTVLHPQAACLDILGVKGSSPIQPGLNAQTFARIIATTVMAGELSLMSALAAGHLVKSHMKHNRSSVNMAPSLPVIKEHDSGFHRRSKSLDASSTTPGTCVMNAS
- the LOC139121017 gene encoding 3-hydroxy-3-methylglutaryl-coenzyme A reductase-like isoform X4, giving the protein MRVFHRIGLRMLSGLFYMHGRFCAAHPWEVIVGTLTVTICMVSMNMFTGNDKICGWNYDCSGEEDIMSSDIIIMTITRCLAVFYIYLQFRNLRTIGSKYILGIAGLFTMFSSFVFSTAVVNFMDKEVTGLHEALPFFLLLIDLSKANALAKFALSASSQTEVRENIARGMAILGPIITLDTLVEALVIGVGTLSGVRQLEVMCCFGCLSVVASYFVFMTFFPACLSLVLELSEEMKEGRPVWQLNQFAKVLEEEEDKKPNPVVQRVKIIMSAGLVLVHAHSRWIASSGENSVLSEDKALFDLNDAKRIQPDIPLWQFYLTRAFTMNIEQIITMVLALVLSIKYIFLEKSDVTIPGMKKAVTLVSSPTLTCTDRSCDELPAKETKNTAVCNGDAKSKQQILEQKPFNITEADSCRPLARPEMMKENSIDEEREDRPVAKFTLGGGDTDTDTSDVDDVKEDNGSESAEEEVFVTREPRCLDECVAILNNPERGPSELLDEEVVMLVEAKHIPAYKLENVLADAERGVSIRRQTLSKKLQKQDCLENLPYTNYDYSRVLGACCENVIGYMPLPVGVAGPLLLDGKQYHVPMATTEGCLVASTNRGCRALQMSGGARSSLLADGMTRAPVVRLPSAQMASDVKKWMEDKDNFDLIAETFSSTSRFARLQKLQMAVAGRLLFIRFQSVTGDAMGMNMVSKGVEKSLHVVQEYFPELEVLSLSGNYCTDKKPAAINWIEGRGKSVVCEATIPSTVIKQVLKTSAQALVDLNISKNLIGSSMAGSIGGFNAHAANIVTAIYIATGQDPAQNIASSNCITLMETSGPQHEDLYISCTMPSLEIGTVGGGTVLHPQAACLDILGVKGSSPIQPGLNAQTFARIIATTVMAGELSLMSALAAGHLVKSHMKHNRSSVNMAPSLPVIKEHDSGFHRRSKSLDASSTTPGTCVMNAS